The nucleotide window ACCTTCTTCTACGTGGCATGTTCTAATGCAAGTATGGACCAAGAATATGTCCTAATTACTTGTTAGCACTGCAAGATAATTAGAGAACATGCAAGTATGGGCCAGCAAATCGATTATATGTGCAGACACAAAAGAGAAAGTAGATACCCAGCCAATTAGCTAAAACTGTAAAAAAAACAAGCAGTTAAATACCTGACTATACTTGCACTGAAACTATTGCAGCATAAGTAGCTATGGAAGGAGAGAAGCCGGAGGAGGGGAAGGATCATGGAGACGCACTGTTGCAGCTGGAGTTGAAACGGCGCAGACAAGGAGCAGCGGACTGTGGGAAGAGGACGTGCAGGTGGCGAGAAAGCATGACGTCGTCCCCCTTCCCCCTCCTCTCGTGGCCGCTGACCCGTCACCAGCCAGCAGTCTTGTTGCTGCTTCCCTCACCTCCGTCTTCCTCAACCTCAACTGCTTGGGCTCAGCTCCAGATCCTCCGCCGCGACCTGGCGCCACGGCCAACGGGAGAGTAACAGAGAATGAGGCCGGCGGGACGAGGAAGAGAAGGGGCGAGGATCACATCGAACCGCCACGCGCAGGCCTCGACCGGCGGTGACCCTCTCCCATCCGACGCCGCGCCTCCTTCTCCTctttcctctctctctttctccctcCTCTCCTTCATTCTTCTCCCTCTCATCTTCTCTCTCTCTGCCGTCGCCTCGCCCTTGCCCTTTGCTTGTAGGTCGCCGCTGCCGCGGGCCGGCGGGGGAAGCTCGTCCGCGCCCGCACACCTCGGATCGGGCGCTAGGTCCAAGAGGAGGCGGATCCACCGCTCCTCTCCGCTGGGCTGACGAGGAGGGAAATCCGGCAGGTTGGGGTGCCGCCATGGAAGGAGCCTGCCTCCCGAGCTGTCGTCTCCTCGTCCACGTCACGTGGTCTGGCCGTTCTAGTCAGGTGCGGAGGcacgggagggggagaggaaggggaggaggaggtggtggaggcggaggcggaggagacgAGGCGGCCCAGAGGGAGGGTGgaagcggcggcgacggcggcgcgaggagaggaggcggctAGGATGGAGTGGCGGCAGCGAAGAAAGGAAAGCACGAGGGAGAAGAAAGGGAAAAGAGAGCGCTCGGGACATTCATAGATGCAAAAAAGGAGACGTGGCTGGTGCCGCTAGTTGGGCGCACTAGCCCATCCTTTATATGTTCAATTAGTTTTGCTTGGCTCCATGCTCCTCATGATTTCTTTGAATTTTTCTGTAGGAGCTTGATAAAAAATCACCTAAGAAAAATATGTCATTCTTCTCTACAATGGTTGCATGTGGAATTTGAGGAGAATCTGTGCACCAGCATCCGGCTCCTTGATGTTGCTCTGATCATATTGTGTAAATATATTTCTAATAAAGCAATCGCCCGATGGTGTACATGTTAGAAATAACAAGATGTAATCATCAAGTGTGAGAGATGGCAACATCATGATGGGATGGTATGTACTGTTGTGCTCATCAATAGGTTAGTCTTTCATTCACTTGCAACAGTATGTTTTCTGTTATGCAAACAATTGGGAAATATCTAATTTCTATGTACGTCCAAATATAAGTGGTTGTTGTTAATACTGAATTTGGATTTGTTAACGGTCGCTGCATTTGGTCTATCCCGAGCCTCTGGCTGTGGATCATGTTCTTTTGATATCCGCTTGCCACGATATGTTATCTCTGGTTGTGGTTGTGGCTGGACTTCTGGTATGTGTTACCTCTGATTTTTTTTTTCTCTGGACTAATTAGGGCCTGCTTCTGTTTGCTCTAATTGATATAATGGTTGTGGCATGCAGCAGCCAAGCCAACAACAGAGCCAGGCTTAGGCCTCATGACGACTTGACAAATATGGTCAAGATGCTGAACATGAGGAATCTGAAGATACTGTTATATCATTTTTTTATGTCTTGCTTCAGCCATTATTGTCAATTGGCCGGCAAAAGGATTGCATATCTCTAGCCATACAGAATAAGCGGACGAGATGATGTGCATACATTTGGTGGCACAAAATCAATTTCCTTTGCCAACTAATAGTACATACATTAAGAAAATTACTACAGTTGGTAGCTCTTCACTGCATGTTTTGAAATGTTTCGTGCGCTTGTCCCATTGAGTCACTTACAAGGTTGCTACAGCATGCTAAGTAAGCATCCAATTATTTACCATATTTTTTGTATCAATCTGAGAAAGACAAGAACGATGGCTGGAAGGCAGGGCGTTGTTGGATGGAAGGGAGAGTGAGAGAGACAGGAGGGGCATGAGGTGACAAGTTCAGTGGGGTTGCCGACGAGGTTTGAGGGAGACAGGCCGCCATTGAGATTTTTATATCCGCTGGCATGCGCGCTTGCTTGCTGATGTGCGCGTGTGGCTGTTGCTGCTGTGCATGTGTGCCACGAACATCATGATATTCTTCATTTTCTTAATTCCTTGATTTGAAAAATAATTTGCTCTGCGTGTGTAGGAACATAGCAGTCGGGCAAACGACGCTCGACACTTTGGCATCTTGATCGATCAGGGAAATAATTTCTTTATTTCAGAAAATGTGGGTTCGAATTGGTCTGTTGAGTTATGGCTGGCTGATCGGAATAATTTTTCTATTTAAAAATGTAGCAAATAGCATTTCATTAGAGATTGGTCTGTTGAGTTATGGCTGGTTGATCGGAATAATTTTCCTATTTAAAAAATGTAGCAAATAGCATTCATTAGAGATGGCTTTGCAGCAAATTGCAAATTGCGCAAACCAAGCCATCGCCGCCTCGTCGCTCTTGCCGGGAGCGACAACAACCGCCAGTCTCTTCTTCGCCTTCTTAGCCGGCATCTCCCCCATCCGGATGCCCTGCGGCACGAGCCACTCTGCCACCGCCTGGGACTCGACCTCCGGGAAGTTTAGGTCCGTCTTTGGCCGTCCGGCATGCCACACCGCCACGCCGTAGGCACACGCGGCCTCATCGGCAGTGGGATACGTGTCGAGCCACCAACGCTGCCCGGCGTCGGAGAACTCCAGTCCGAAGTTCCTGGAGGACTTCGCCCTCATGCCGAAGAAACCGGACTTGCCCTTCGGCGTCTTCTTCGGCGCCATCGGGGAGCGGGTTGCGGCCGAGCGGGGAGCGGGGCGGCCACGTGCGGCGCGGGGCGGAGGCGGacggagcggggcggcggcgtgcggcgcgGGGTGGCGGACGGACCGGAGGGGAGGCGGACGGAGCGGGGCTGGGCGGAGGATGGACCGAAGGCGGAGGCGGCCGGAGAGGAGGCGGGCGGGGTCGGGGCGGGGCGGAGGCGGCCGGAGCGGAGGCGAACGCGATGGGGCAGCGCGGCGGCAGGCAGCGGCCTAGGCGGGGTGGAATCAATGGCGGGGGTCTCGATCTACGGCGGGGCGAGCCCTTAGAAAGTTAACATGTAACTCTTGCAAACTAGTTCAagagcccgtggcaacgcacgggcactctACTAGTCTTTATAATAGATCTGTTATTTTCTAAAGAAAATTGTTGTGGTCTGGCCGTACAAGAATATACATGGGAGTCATAATGAACTTCCACTAAAAGACCTCAAGTTGATTGCTACAAAACAAATAATAATGGGAAATGATTTCGAACAAGTTAGACAACATACACTAGATGGAAAATTAACATTATTCAGAGTTCTGATGCTCTCTACAAGGAATTTAATGACACAATAACAGTCAGTTCAAACAGAATTCGTTTAGGTTGTTGAACATGAGAATTGTATTTTTAGACAAATAGTTTTAGACACTAGTTACCTTGGAATGCAGATCATTAGCTGCCTTATTTTCAGTATGATATTTGAACCACATCATAGTTTTTCTATACTTTAGCTTCAGCCCCAATTCCTATAAGAGATCTGTAAAAGTGATCGACTAATTTCATGTTAAcgaaaacagaaaagaaatcgCAACATAAATGTGTAGGTGTTCCGTGGAAATGTAGCAGGGCCATGAGGAAATGGATGCAGCAGCTGGGATCGTGTCATTTGGAGATCGTGGTCACCCGTGATTGTTGTGATGGAGCAAAATATCAGGAATCAGCTGTGATTTTTGGTTGGATGTGGGTAACTTCCTTTTTGTGGGGAGGATAACTTCCTTTAATAAATTTTATTTAAAACATAAATTATTCATTTAGATGGATAATTACTTACAATGAATTGAGCATTCCTAACTATTGGTACAGACGGTTTGGAAGTCCATCTGATAATGTTTTTCTTTAAAGATGTTCGAACTCAGTTGTCCTTCCATAGTTCCAACTTACATAAACAATGAATAATCATTACATCAAACCAAGTTGGAATTACATCAAACCAAGAGGCTCTGGCGAGGAATGAGCATACAACAAGTTGGAATGTTCTTCTTGTAATAATCTTTGTTTGTGTATGCGCATAGAGGCTTGCCTCCCAATCAAGTGTGTGATATGCATTGTCGAACACACTCAAGTGCCGCTTCTGGCAAGGGAAAAGGTGTGCACAAGACAGGACATTAAAAATGTGATGCTACTGCACATGGTAATAACATCATAACTCCATATGCAATGAATGGAATGGGGCTCCACCCACTGATCAACCTAGTTGAAATTCCGAATTTCAAATCAGCGTACATGTAAAAtacagtattacgcaggaacaaTAAGAAGCCAAATGCCCTACTCAATGAGCTAGCTCAAAATTTTCCTAGCAGTAGATGTTCATATTCGTACATGCCAAACCAGAGAAGCCAAAACCCTCTTTGTACGAAAAACAACCATTGTAGCATTTTTTTTCAAGGACAGGTGTACTTACCGTTATTTCTAGTTTAATTAGTTAACAGTCACAAGCCACTCAACTTGCGAACATAGACTTTAGCACAAGTCCAGCAAACCCAAACCTCAGTGATTTGTGAGAATCCGTACTTCAAGGTACCTACAGGTTCATAAGAATCCGAATTGTTGCAGCTAGTAAAGCAACAGCTCTCTCAGCCATGGTCGATGCAGCAAGGCAATTCAGGATCGACTCAACAATAGGGAAAATAAAGAAACCGGAAATGTCTAAATTTTACTTCTCCAAGGAACAATCTGTGTAAACTAGCTTGCAGGAAAACATGTTCTATTCTTCTAGTGAGCTTCTAATAAATTCATTTTTTCATGGAGTTCTCCCAACCAGCAGGGAGTGTATGGGAAAGACTCTTTTACATATTGATGGTAGTAATCGGATTTTGAGTCAGTATAGAATTTCGGGAAAACCTTGCCCAAATCTTGAAGCTTCGAGCTACTCCAGTTATAAGCAAGCACTCTGTCGAATTTATCACTCAAGAAGACAACCTCTTTGTAAGGATGAAATCCAAGGAAAACGATACAACAGTCATTGCTCCTACCACCAGGTTTgagaacatcatcattgtcagAATCCCACACAAATTTCTGTTCCACGGTTGCTTCCTTGTTGTACACAATGGGAGAATCATCATCAGCATCTTCATTTCCCCAATAACGAAATTCTTGTAAGATCCAAGGTCCATCACGTTGTTTGTCGTAGTTCAGATTTGGAAGGATGGAGAAGATATCTCTGTCATGCTTCAACACCCACTTTGTCTGACCATGAACACATGGGTCGTTTAGGAACCAAACCTGAAGTTGGAAACCCTGAAATAACGATGCACAGTATATCCCATTGACTGATTTTCCTAGATAAAATTCTGCATCTTCGGTGGGTAATTCAATTGCTTGGTACGTACTGTTTGACAGTGATATTCTGCAATAATAATAGTAGGATAATTAAACAATCTTATACAATGGTGCTCAAAGGCAGAACCAGAATGAATGGGTGACCGTGTCTGTATAAGAAGTTACCTCATAACAAAACAATCGGAGCAACATATATAGAGTGCTCCTCGCCAGTAGGCAGACTAATGTTTGAAAAAAATTCGCAGTGATCCAACCATGCCAGGCAACATCCCTGCAGCCGCCCCTTCCCGACCAAATGTCCTCTCCTCCCAAGATTCAGACTTTGATGAAAACATACGTAGGATCAATGTGGATGGCGGCCATTCAGCTTCCTCCTCACATTCGTCGTTGTTCTTGGAAGGGACATCGGGCACTATGAGCACTTCAAAATAGTTGGGCGACAGAGTGGGGTCAAACACGAGGTGCTCGCACGGAATGGAGATCATGGCTGGAGGTGGGGGTTGGGGCAGGTCCGGGGCAGGTGGCAGGTGCGCCCACTGCCGTGTGGCAGGGTTGACCACGCAGTGGTAGAGCAAGAGGAGGCCATTGCAGTGATCCTGGACGTATATGGGCGGCATGAGGTCGGGCTCGCCGGGCACCGTGTAGTCCAGACGACCGGAGATTGTGGCGCCCGTCATGGGGCGGGAGAGGAATTGCGTGGACCATATGTCCTGGTAGTTGAGGAAGATGCCACCAAGCGAGCGTGGTAGGAGGTCCGCCCGCAGCAGCCCGCGGTCGTCGATGACGCGGCGCCATGCCTTGCAGACGCAGCGGGAAGCGGCGAGGCCGCATggtgcgaggaggcggaggatgCCCGCGAGCACGTCGTCCGGCACCATTGTGGGGAGATCTGGGATCTGGGCAGCCAGCTAGATCTGGATCTGAAGGATGGAGGGGAACGCTCATCTACATGCTAAACATGACAAGCTTAACGAGGTCAGCAGTCTACACACAGTTGTTATATTTTCATTTTCTAGACCCTACTAGTAAATATATACTACTGATATTACGCAGTATTAGTTGTATGCATTTATTAGCCAGGATATATATGTGATTTGCTCGTATCCTACTTAATATATGAGATTTGTGTATCATTCCTAATATATTTGTGTTATTAATATATTAATTGCACACATATATTACTCCCCCGTTGCAAAATATAAGGTGCATAAATTTTAGCAAAAGTCAAACACTCTTACATTTGACCATAATTATATAATAAAAATATCTACATATGCAATACTAATAGACAAAATATGAAAAAACTTCTAATGATTGATCAAATGATAGAAAATTAGAAGTCCTGCCAAGAACTCAGTTTGTTTCTCTTTTCCGATAAGCACAGTTGTGCATCCACAAAAAGCAAACCTATACCTCTCGTGGAAGAAGAAAAAACATGTATTTTTCCCTTTCCAAGAGGCACACTCGGGGAAGAAAAAACATTCCTACCATTTCAAGAGGCACAGCGGAAGTAAACCCGTGCCTCTACAAGAAGCAAACATGTGCCCCTTGTGGAgaaaaaaatgcgtttttttcCTTTTCGTACCTCTTGCGGAAGCAAATTTGTGCCTGTACAAGAAGTAAGTTTTTACCTCTCATGGAGGCAAAAAAACATGTTTTTCACGCAACTTTTTAAAAACAAGTTTCTCCAAAATCAAGGGAAAAGTGGGGCGAAAACCGAAAAGCCAAAAAACCTGGGAAAAACCATCTTAACTGCAAGAACGCGTACattaaaataaaaagcaaaatcTTGTGGGAGCACTGAGCACACGAAGAGTTGTGGCGGCTTACAGCGACCCACTTGGCACACTCTTAGTCCACCAAAAGTGATCGTTGAGGGGCTTCCGCAAGGGGTGCCCCTTAGTTAGATCTCTTGAAAATCCTATATGCCGCACATTGTGGCAAAGATTTGTGTTTTCACATAGAAGATTGAGCCGAGCGCGAGAGACAGGCCAGCCCATTTCGACCGTAAATAAAAGTGGGAGCCAACCGGTTTTAGGAAACTACAAGAAGGTTCCTAAAGCTGATTTTTTCCCTTCTTTTTTAAAACGTTTTTCCTCACTTGTTTACTTTACAGGTATTCTTGTtagttttttatttttatttttatattttttttctaGTTAGCTTTATGTTCTTTTGTTTTTCTATTATTTCCCTTTAAAAAAtcatttttttccaaaaaaatagcaatttcaAACGTTGTTTGTATTTTCAAAAGAAATGCTTGTTATTGTAATACTATTGGAAATTTCAAAAAATCTTCACTTTTTAAAAATGGTTACCATTTGAAAATTTTATTCCAAAACTGGCCCAATTTTTCGAAGCATGTTCAAATGTTTAGAACTTATTCCCTTTTTCAAATTTTTATCTCAAATTGAAAAATGTTTGCATTTCTGAAAAATACTGGAGAATTACAAGAAATGTTCATGTGTTTAAATTATCCATATTTTAAAAAAATCTTCTTGGTTTCTAATTTTATCCACAAAAGTCAAAATATGTTTgtaaattttaaaaatgttcacgcTTTCAATTTTGCTTGAAGTTTCAAACAATGCACAAGTTCTTCAAAACATAACAGATCCCAAAAATAATTGTGTTTTCCAGTTTTCTTCGGTGTTGTGTTACAAATTTGTTTAAGTTTTCATAAATAACTCGTGTTTAAAAAAACCGAAGATTCAAAAAGTGGTCATGCTTTCAAGAAATATTGAAGATTTATCAAAAAATGTTCGAGTTTCTAAATCAATTATGCATAATTTAGAAAAGTTTCGTGTTTCAAAAAGTATTCACTTTTCTTTGGAAAAAATTATGTTTATGAAATTTTCAAAATTGTTTCAGATCTGTCACGCACTAATGGTTCTTAAAGTAATGCATTGCTATTTTTTCGCTAAACATGCCCAGCCCATATGGTGATAGGCGCACGATCACAACCGGGAGTCGCGAGAGGCCAATTCCTATTTGGCGCCTTCTACGCCAGTTAATGTGTATTTTCCTAACTGGCACATACCCTCTGCTCCACCTTGGGCTCGGCCCAGTTTCGTTAATTTCTGGACCGAAGCGGCTCTCCTTCTCTATCTGTTTCCTCGACCACGGAGGCGTCTGGTCTTCTCCGTCTTTTTCTTCCGCCTTCACCACACTCcctttcttctcctcctcttgTTCT belongs to Triticum urartu cultivar G1812 chromosome 7, Tu2.1, whole genome shotgun sequence and includes:
- the LOC125525243 gene encoding uncharacterized protein LOC125525243, encoding MVPDDVLAGILRLLAPCGLAASRCVCKAWRRVIDDRGLLRADLLPRSLGGIFLNYQDIWSTQFLSRPMTGATISGRLDYTVPGEPDLMPPIYVQDHCNGLLLLYHCVVNPATRQWAHLPPAPDLPQPPPPAMISIPCEHLVFDPTLSPNYFEVLIVPDVPSKNNDECEEEAEWPPSTLILRMFSSKSESWEERTFGREGAAAGMLPGMVGSLRIFFKH